The following coding sequences lie in one Musa acuminata AAA Group cultivar baxijiao chromosome BXJ1-8, Cavendish_Baxijiao_AAA, whole genome shotgun sequence genomic window:
- the LOC135587859 gene encoding uncharacterized protein LOC135587859, protein MGMEKTGGPAAPLLPNPPPPSPTPPCYGVPVAASAAFQEPYFPESPAFVVLPVYSRRRRRRCGCFRCCGSFLSSSTLLSAAFLLVLLLSAAFFLWPSDPELTVARLRLDDIHITPPPEAAFDISLGVDLRVRNPDFFALDYRSIVVTIGYRGRPLGSVTAEGGHIRARGVSYVRAKLKLDGIRVLNDAISLIEDLARGSLPLNTVTEVDGRMRLFFIDVPVQGKISCAVTVNPNTQEVISQDCYPE, encoded by the coding sequence ATGGGCATGGAGAAAACCGGAGGACCGGCGGCGCCACTCCTCCCTAATCCACCTCCTCCGTCTCCGACGCCGCCGTGCTACGGCGTGCCTGTCGCTGCCTCTGCCGCCTTCCAGGAACCCTACTTCCCGGAATCCCCGGCGTTCGTCGTCCTCCCTGTCTATTCCCGTCGCCGCCGGCGCCGCTGCGGATGTTTCCGCTGCTGCGGCTCGTTCCTATCCTCCTCCACCCTCCTTTCCGCCGCCTTCCTCCTCGTTCTACTCCTCTCCGCCGCCTTCTTCCTCTGGCCCTCCGATCCGGAGCTCACCGTTGCACGCCTCCGTCTTGACGACATCCACATCACACCTCCGCCAGAAGCGGCTTTCGACATTTCCCTGGGCGTCGACCTCAGGGTCCGCAACCCGGACTTTTTCGCCCTCGACTACCGCTCCATCGTTGTCACGATCGGGTACCGCGGGAGGCCCCTCGGCTCCGTCACGGCCGAAGGTGGTCACATTAGGGCGCGGGGGGTCTCCTACGTTCGCGCCAAGCTCAAGCTCGATGGGATCCGCGTGTTGAATGATGCCATCTCTCTGATCGAGGATCTCGCGAGGGGATCATTGCCCTTGAACACGGTCACCGAGGTTGATGGCAGGATGCGGCTCTTCTTCATCGACGTCCCCGTTCAG